Proteins from one Gibbsiella quercinecans genomic window:
- the kup gene encoding low affinity potassium transporter Kup — MSTENKQSLSAVTLAAIGVVFGDIGTSPLYTLRECFSGHYGFEVRPDVVFGFLSLIFWMLVIIVSLKYLTYVMRADNAGEGGILTLMSLAGRNTSARATSILVILGLIGGSFFYGEVVITPAISVMSAIEGLEIAAPSLDTYIVPLSILVLTLLFAIQKHGTGSVGKLFAPVMLIWFFSLAVLGIRSIIVNPEVLQALNPKWALNFFLEYQKLSFFALGAVVLSITGVEALYADMGHFGKFPIRLAWFSLVLPSLVLNYFGQGALLLKNPEAIKNPFFLLAPDWALIPLLILATLATVIASQAVISGVFSLTRQAVRLGYLSPMRIIHTSEMESGQIYIPAINWLLYIAVVLVIASFEHSSNLAAAYGIAVTGTMVLTSILVTSVAIKNWHWKRFLAIGILAILLFIDVPMFTANALKLFSGGWLPLTLGLVMFIIMTTWKSERFRLLRRMHEHGNSLEAMIASLEKSPPVRVSGTAVFMSRATTAIPFALLHNLKHNKVLHERVVLLTLRTEDAPYVHNVRRVTIEQLSPTFWRVVASYGWRETPNVEEIFHRCGLEGLPCRMMETSFFMSHESLLLAKRPWYLLLRGKLFIALSRNALRAADQFEIPPNRVIELGTQIEI; from the coding sequence ATGAGCACAGAAAACAAGCAATCATTATCCGCGGTCACGTTGGCTGCCATCGGGGTGGTGTTCGGTGATATTGGTACCAGTCCTCTTTATACGCTGAGAGAGTGTTTTTCCGGCCATTATGGCTTTGAGGTTCGCCCGGATGTCGTTTTTGGCTTCCTCTCCCTGATTTTCTGGATGTTGGTGATCATTGTTTCGCTGAAGTATCTCACTTATGTGATGCGAGCAGACAACGCCGGGGAAGGGGGTATCCTCACATTAATGTCGTTGGCCGGGCGTAATACGTCGGCGCGCGCCACCTCGATATTGGTGATTTTGGGCCTGATCGGCGGCAGCTTTTTCTATGGTGAGGTGGTGATTACCCCGGCCATTTCGGTGATGTCGGCGATTGAGGGGCTGGAAATTGCCGCGCCTTCGTTGGACACCTATATTGTCCCACTCTCAATACTGGTGCTGACGCTGCTGTTTGCAATCCAAAAGCACGGTACCGGCAGCGTTGGCAAACTGTTTGCTCCGGTGATGCTGATTTGGTTCTTTTCCCTGGCGGTGCTGGGCATCCGCAGCATCATCGTCAACCCCGAAGTGCTGCAGGCGCTGAACCCCAAGTGGGCGCTGAACTTCTTCCTTGAATACCAAAAGCTGTCCTTCTTTGCTCTGGGGGCGGTGGTGCTGTCGATCACCGGTGTTGAAGCGCTGTATGCCGATATGGGGCATTTCGGGAAATTCCCTATCCGCCTGGCGTGGTTTTCACTGGTGTTGCCTTCGCTGGTGCTAAATTACTTCGGCCAGGGGGCGCTGTTGCTGAAAAACCCCGAAGCGATTAAAAACCCCTTCTTCCTGCTGGCGCCGGACTGGGCTTTGATTCCATTGCTGATTCTGGCAACCCTGGCGACAGTCATCGCTTCACAGGCGGTGATTTCCGGGGTGTTTTCGTTGACTCGCCAGGCGGTTCGCCTGGGGTATCTGTCGCCGATGCGCATTATCCATACCTCGGAGATGGAGTCTGGCCAGATCTACATTCCGGCGATTAACTGGCTGCTGTATATCGCGGTGGTGCTGGTGATCGCCAGTTTTGAACACTCCAGCAATCTGGCTGCGGCGTACGGTATCGCCGTTACCGGTACCATGGTGTTAACCAGCATTCTGGTGACCTCTGTGGCGATTAAAAACTGGCACTGGAAGCGTTTTCTGGCGATCGGCATTCTGGCGATCCTGCTGTTTATCGATGTGCCGATGTTTACCGCCAATGCCTTGAAGCTATTCTCCGGCGGCTGGCTGCCGCTGACGCTGGGCCTGGTGATGTTCATCATCATGACCACCTGGAAGAGCGAGCGTTTCCGCCTGCTGCGTCGTATGCATGAGCACGGCAATTCTCTGGAGGCGATGATCGCCTCGCTGGAGAAATCGCCGCCGGTGCGTGTCTCGGGCACCGCGGTGTTTATGTCGCGTGCGACGACGGCCATTCCTTTCGCCCTCTTGCATAACCTCAAGCACAACAAAGTGTTGCATGAACGGGTGGTGCTGCTGACGCTGCGCACTGAAGACGCGCCTTACGTGCACAACGTGCGCCGTGTGACCATTGAACAGCTTTCGCCTACCTTCTGGCGGGTGGTGGCCAGCTACGGTTGGCGCGAAACGCCAAACGTTGAGGAGATTTTCCACCGCTGCGGGCTGGAAGGGTTGCCGTGCCGGATGATGGAAACCTCGTTCTTTATGTCCCACGAATCGCTGCTGTTGGCCAAGCGCCCCTGGTACCTGCTGCTACGCGGCAAACTGTTCATTGCGCTTAGCCGCAACGCCCTGCGGGCCGCCGACCAGTTCGAAATCCCGCCTAACCGCGTTATCGAGCTGGGCACCCAGATCGAAATCTAG
- the rbsD gene encoding D-ribose pyranase yields the protein MKKGALLNAEVSAVVSRLGHTDQLTIGDAGLPIPAATQRIDLALTQGIPSFLQVFAAVTQEMQVESAILAEEIVKQNPPLHEALLAQLSMLGQSQGNTVSVRYISHAEFKAQTAYSRAVIRSGECSPYANVILCAGVTF from the coding sequence ATGAAAAAGGGTGCGTTATTGAATGCTGAAGTCTCTGCGGTGGTATCCCGTCTTGGCCATACCGATCAGCTCACGATTGGCGATGCAGGGTTACCGATCCCGGCGGCAACGCAGCGTATCGATCTTGCGCTGACCCAGGGTATCCCTTCGTTCTTACAGGTTTTTGCTGCCGTTACGCAGGAGATGCAGGTGGAGAGCGCGATTCTGGCGGAGGAAATCGTGAAGCAAAACCCGCCGCTGCATGAAGCGTTATTGGCGCAGTTGTCCATGCTTGGCCAGAGCCAGGGGAATACCGTTAGCGTGCGTTATATCAGCCATGCGGAATTCAAAGCGCAAACGGCCTACAGCCGGGCGGTGATCCGCAGCGGGGAGTGTTCCCCCTATGCCAATGTGATCCTGTGCGCCGGCGTAACCTTTTGA
- the rbsA gene encoding ribose ABC transporter ATP-binding protein RbsA: MQPLLQLKGIDKAFPGVKALSGAALSVYPGKVMALVGENGAGKSTMMKVLTGIYSKDAGSLQFLGKEVAFNGPKDSQAAGIGIIHQELNLIPQLTIAENIFLGREFVNRWGRIDWKRMYAEADKLLARLNLRYSSHRLVGELSIGDQQMVEIAKVMSFESQVLIMDEPTDALTDTETASLFKVINELKAQGRGIVYISHRLKEIFEICDDVTVFRDGQFITERPVAELQEDTLIELMVGRRLEEQYPRLNLPRGEKRLQVSHLSGPGVDDVSFSLCRGEIIGVAGLMGAGRTELMKLLYGAALRCGGSVQLDGREVLARTPQDGLANGIVYISEDRKRDGLVLGMSVKENMSLTALRYFSRAGGSLKHAAERQAVGDFIRLFNIKTPTLDQPIGLLSGGNQQKVAIARGLMTRPKVLILDEPTRGVDVGAKKEIYQLINQFKQEGLSIILVSSEMPEVMGMSDRILVMHEGRLSGEFPIEQATQEALMAAAVGKQYGESRSNRI; encoded by the coding sequence ATGCAACCTTTACTGCAACTAAAAGGAATTGATAAGGCCTTCCCCGGGGTGAAAGCGCTGTCTGGCGCCGCGCTTAGCGTTTATCCCGGCAAGGTGATGGCGCTGGTGGGGGAAAACGGCGCCGGCAAATCCACCATGATGAAAGTGTTGACGGGGATCTACAGCAAGGATGCCGGCAGCCTGCAGTTTTTGGGGAAAGAGGTGGCGTTCAACGGGCCGAAAGATTCCCAGGCAGCCGGCATCGGCATCATCCATCAGGAACTGAATCTGATCCCGCAGTTGACCATCGCGGAGAATATCTTTCTTGGCCGCGAATTCGTTAACCGCTGGGGCCGTATCGATTGGAAACGCATGTATGCCGAGGCCGACAAGTTGCTTGCCAGGTTGAACCTGCGTTACAGCAGCCATCGGTTGGTGGGCGAGCTGTCGATTGGCGATCAGCAAATGGTGGAAATCGCCAAGGTGATGAGTTTTGAATCGCAGGTGCTGATCATGGATGAACCAACGGATGCCCTGACGGATACCGAAACCGCCTCCCTGTTCAAGGTGATTAACGAACTGAAGGCCCAGGGGCGCGGCATTGTTTATATCTCCCATCGCCTGAAAGAAATTTTTGAAATCTGCGATGACGTAACGGTTTTTCGCGATGGGCAGTTCATTACCGAACGCCCGGTTGCCGAACTGCAGGAAGATACGCTGATCGAACTGATGGTGGGGCGCCGGCTGGAAGAGCAGTATCCGCGCCTTAATCTGCCGCGCGGCGAAAAACGGCTGCAGGTCAGCCACCTTTCCGGCCCAGGCGTGGATGACGTCAGCTTTTCCCTCTGCCGCGGTGAAATTATCGGTGTGGCGGGGCTGATGGGCGCCGGGCGGACGGAGTTGATGAAGCTGCTTTACGGCGCGGCGTTGCGCTGCGGCGGCTCGGTGCAGTTGGATGGCCGTGAAGTGCTGGCCCGCACGCCGCAGGATGGCCTGGCGAACGGCATTGTTTATATCTCGGAAGACCGCAAACGCGATGGGTTGGTGCTGGGGATGTCGGTAAAGGAAAACATGTCGCTGACCGCGCTACGTTATTTCAGCCGCGCTGGCGGCAGCCTGAAGCATGCCGCAGAGCGGCAGGCGGTGGGGGATTTTATCCGCCTGTTCAACATTAAAACGCCGACCCTGGATCAACCCATCGGCCTGCTTTCTGGCGGCAATCAGCAGAAAGTGGCCATCGCCCGCGGCCTGATGACCCGGCCGAAGGTGCTGATCCTGGACGAGCCAACCCGCGGTGTCGACGTTGGCGCCAAGAAGGAAATTTATCAACTTATCAACCAGTTCAAGCAGGAAGGGCTGAGCATCATCCTGGTGTCTTCCGAAATGCCGGAGGTCATGGGCATGAGCGATCGCATCCTGGTGATGCACGAAGGGCGCCTTAGCGGCGAGTTCCCGATTGAACAGGCCACCCAGGAAGCGCTGATGGCCGCGGCCGTTGGCAAGCAATACGGCGAAAGCAGGAGTAATCGGATATGA
- the rbsC gene encoding ribose ABC transporter permease: MSSQTIAAKRWFSKEWLLEQKSLIALLVLIAVVSSMSPNFFTLNNLFNILQQTSVNAIMAVGMTLVILTSGIDLSVGSLLALTGAVAASIVGFEINALAAVAAALALGAAVGACTGVIVAKGKVQAFIATLVMMLLLRGVTMVYTNGSPINTGFSGVADTFGWFGIGRPLGVPTPIWIMAIVFIAAWYMLHHTRLGRYIYALGGNEAATRLSGISVDKVKIIVYSLCGLLAALAGIIEVARLSSAQPTAGTGYELDAIAAVVLGGTSLAGGKGRIVGTLIGALILGFLNNGLNLLGVSSYYQMIVKAIVILLAVLVDNKKQ; this comes from the coding sequence ATGAGTTCCCAAACTATCGCAGCAAAGCGCTGGTTCAGTAAAGAATGGCTGTTAGAGCAGAAATCGCTGATTGCGCTGCTGGTTTTGATCGCGGTGGTTTCATCCATGAGCCCCAATTTCTTTACCCTGAACAACCTGTTCAACATTCTGCAGCAGACGTCGGTTAACGCCATTATGGCGGTGGGGATGACGCTGGTGATCCTGACTTCCGGTATCGATCTTTCGGTGGGATCGCTGTTGGCGCTGACCGGCGCCGTCGCTGCGTCGATCGTGGGCTTCGAAATCAATGCGCTGGCGGCGGTTGCGGCGGCATTGGCGCTCGGCGCGGCGGTGGGGGCTTGCACCGGGGTGATTGTCGCCAAGGGCAAGGTACAGGCGTTTATCGCCACCCTGGTGATGATGCTGCTGTTGCGCGGCGTCACCATGGTGTACACCAACGGCAGCCCGATCAACACCGGTTTCTCCGGCGTGGCGGATACCTTTGGCTGGTTTGGCATTGGCCGCCCGCTTGGCGTGCCCACGCCAATCTGGATTATGGCGATCGTTTTTATCGCTGCCTGGTACATGCTGCACCACACCCGGCTGGGGCGCTATATCTATGCGCTGGGGGGCAATGAAGCGGCAACCCGCTTGTCCGGCATCAGCGTGGATAAGGTCAAAATCATCGTCTATTCGCTGTGCGGCCTGCTGGCGGCGCTGGCCGGAATTATTGAAGTCGCGCGCCTTTCCTCTGCCCAACCCACCGCCGGTACGGGCTATGAGCTAGATGCCATTGCGGCGGTGGTGCTGGGCGGCACCAGCCTGGCCGGCGGCAAGGGGCGCATCGTCGGCACGCTGATTGGCGCGCTGATTTTGGGTTTCTTGAATAATGGATTGAATTTATTAGGTGTTTCTTCCTACTACCAAATGATCGTGAAAGCGATAGTGATATTGCTGGCGGTATTGGTAGATAACAAAAAGCAGTAG
- the rbsB gene encoding ribose ABC transporter substrate-binding protein RbsB: MKMRKLATLVSALALSASLSANALAKETIALVVSTLNNPFFVSMKDGAQQEANKLGYNLVVLDSQNNPAKELANVQDLMVQNPKVLLINPADSDAVGNAIKMANQAKIPVITLDRVASAGTVISHIASDNRAGGKMAGDFIAGKVGAEAKVIQLEGIAGTSAARERGEGFKQSLDQHKFKLLASQPADFDRTKGLNVMQNLLTAHPDVQAVFAQNDEMALGALRALQTAGKTDVVVVGFDGTADGMKAVEGGKLAATVAQRPDQIGVIGVETADKVLKGEQVPATIPVALKLVTQ, from the coding sequence ATGAAAATGAGAAAATTGGCCACTTTAGTTTCCGCACTCGCGTTAAGCGCGAGCCTGAGTGCCAACGCGTTGGCGAAAGAGACTATCGCGCTGGTGGTTTCCACACTGAACAACCCGTTTTTTGTTTCGATGAAAGACGGTGCGCAGCAGGAAGCCAACAAGTTAGGTTATAACCTGGTGGTTCTGGATTCCCAGAACAACCCGGCGAAAGAGCTGGCGAACGTGCAGGATCTGATGGTGCAGAATCCGAAAGTGCTGCTGATTAACCCCGCGGATTCCGATGCGGTTGGCAACGCCATCAAAATGGCCAATCAGGCCAAGATCCCGGTGATAACCTTGGATCGCGTTGCATCTGCCGGCACCGTCATTAGCCATATCGCTTCCGATAACCGCGCCGGTGGTAAGATGGCTGGCGATTTCATCGCCGGCAAGGTTGGCGCAGAAGCTAAAGTGATCCAACTGGAGGGCATCGCCGGTACTTCCGCCGCCCGCGAACGTGGCGAAGGGTTCAAACAATCGCTCGATCAGCACAAGTTCAAACTGCTGGCCAGCCAGCCGGCGGATTTTGATCGCACCAAGGGGCTGAATGTCATGCAGAATCTGTTGACCGCGCACCCGGACGTGCAGGCGGTGTTTGCCCAGAATGACGAAATGGCGCTGGGCGCTCTGCGGGCGCTGCAAACCGCCGGTAAAACGGATGTGGTGGTGGTCGGTTTCGACGGCACCGCCGATGGCATGAAGGCGGTGGAGGGCGGCAAGCTGGCGGCAACGGTGGCGCAGCGCCCGGATCAGATTGGTGTGATTGGTGTGGAAACCGCTGATAAAGTATTGAAAGGCGAGCAGGTGCCGGCGACGATCCCGGTTGCCTTGAAACTGGTCACGCAATAA
- the rbsK gene encoding ribokinase, with the protein METGKLVVLGSINADHILNVEQFPTPGETVIGKQYKVAFGGKGANQAVAAGRCGANIAFIACVGGDDIGARIRQQLAADRIDTRPVEAIADSTTGVALIFVNGEGENVIGINAGANAAVTPDYLGRHRQTIIDAEALLMQLESPLETVIAAANLAKQHHTQVILNPAPARDLPDALLAMIDIITPNETEAQRLTGVAVNSDEDAARAAQALHGKGIATVIITLGRRGVWLSEGGNGRRVPGFSVQAVDTIAAGDTFNGALVTALLEGRPMGDAVQFAHAAAAIAVTRPGAQPSVPWRQEIDAFLQQQE; encoded by the coding sequence ATGGAAACAGGAAAGCTGGTGGTTCTCGGCAGCATCAATGCTGACCATATCCTTAACGTTGAGCAATTTCCCACCCCGGGCGAAACGGTGATCGGGAAGCAGTATAAGGTCGCCTTCGGCGGCAAGGGCGCCAATCAGGCGGTGGCCGCAGGGCGCTGTGGGGCGAATATCGCTTTTATCGCCTGTGTTGGCGGGGATGATATCGGTGCACGCATCCGCCAGCAGCTGGCCGCCGATCGCATCGACACCCGGCCGGTAGAGGCGATTGCCGATAGCACCACCGGCGTCGCGTTGATTTTCGTTAACGGCGAAGGTGAGAACGTTATTGGCATCAACGCCGGCGCCAACGCGGCGGTGACGCCCGATTATCTGGGCCGCCATCGGCAAACCATTATCGACGCGGAGGCGCTGCTGATGCAGTTGGAATCCCCGCTGGAGACGGTGATCGCCGCCGCCAACCTGGCAAAACAGCATCATACCCAGGTTATTCTCAACCCGGCGCCGGCGCGTGACCTGCCCGACGCCTTACTGGCCATGATTGATATCATTACTCCGAATGAAACCGAGGCCCAGCGCCTGACCGGGGTTGCGGTAAACAGCGATGAAGACGCGGCGCGTGCCGCACAGGCCCTGCACGGCAAGGGGATTGCGACGGTCATTATCACCCTGGGGCGCCGCGGCGTTTGGCTGAGTGAAGGTGGCAACGGTAGACGGGTTCCCGGGTTTAGCGTGCAGGCGGTCGATACCATTGCGGCGGGTGACACCTTCAACGGCGCCCTGGTTACTGCGTTGCTGGAAGGGCGGCCAATGGGCGATGCGGTGCAGTTTGCCCATGCGGCGGCGGCCATTGCCGTAACCCGGCCCGGCGCACAGCCCTCGGTGCCGTGGCGGCAAGAGATAGACGCCTTTTTACAGCAGCAGGAGTGA
- the rbsR gene encoding ribose operon transcriptional repressor RbsR yields MATMKDVARLAGVSTSTVSHVINNNRFVSDGVRNKVMAAVEQLNYAPSALARSLKIKQTRTIGMLVTSSNNPFYAEVVRGVERSCYERGYSLILCNTEEDMARMHRSMETLLQKRVDGLLLMCTENHRPPQDALSRYPSLPIVMMDWSPFAGANDIIQDNSLLGGEMATEYLIACGYRKIACIAGPQDKATAHHRLQGYRNAMRHAGLAILPGYEVHCDFEFEGGVSAMKQLLALAEPPHAVFAGNDAVAVGVYQVLFQAGLRVPQDIAVMGYDDIELAKYLAPPLTTIHQPKDSLGELAVDALINRLQNPEREAQVLVLTPELVVRASVARR; encoded by the coding sequence TTGGCTACAATGAAAGACGTTGCCCGCCTGGCGGGCGTCTCAACTTCCACGGTTTCGCACGTTATCAACAACAACCGTTTTGTCAGCGACGGGGTGCGTAACAAGGTCATGGCGGCTGTCGAACAGCTCAACTATGCGCCCTCCGCGCTGGCGCGCAGTTTGAAGATCAAGCAAACCCGCACCATCGGCATGCTGGTCACCTCCAGCAATAACCCGTTTTACGCAGAAGTGGTGCGCGGCGTTGAGCGCAGTTGCTATGAGCGCGGCTATAGCCTGATTCTGTGTAATACCGAAGAAGATATGGCCCGCATGCACCGCAGCATGGAAACGCTATTGCAAAAGCGCGTTGATGGGCTGTTGTTGATGTGTACCGAGAACCATCGCCCGCCGCAGGATGCGCTGAGCCGTTATCCCTCGCTGCCTATCGTGATGATGGACTGGTCCCCGTTTGCCGGTGCCAATGACATTATCCAGGATAACTCGTTGCTTGGCGGTGAAATGGCAACCGAATATCTGATCGCCTGCGGCTACCGCAAAATTGCCTGTATCGCCGGGCCGCAGGATAAGGCCACCGCACACCACCGTCTGCAAGGCTATCGGAATGCGATGCGGCACGCCGGGTTGGCGATATTGCCGGGGTATGAAGTGCATTGCGATTTCGAATTTGAAGGCGGCGTTAGCGCCATGAAGCAACTGCTGGCGTTGGCGGAGCCGCCGCATGCGGTATTTGCCGGCAATGACGCAGTGGCGGTTGGGGTTTATCAGGTGCTTTTCCAGGCAGGCCTTCGCGTGCCGCAGGATATCGCGGTGATGGGCTACGATGATATCGAGCTGGCGAAGTATCTGGCGCCGCCGCTAACCACCATCCATCAGCCAAAAGATTCCCTGGGGGAACTGGCGGTTGATGCGTTGATCAACCGCCTGCAAAACCCGGAGCGCGAAGCCCAGGTTTTGGTACTGACGCCCGAGCTGGTGGTGCGAGCTTCCGTCGCCCGCCGTTAG